Proteins from a single region of Lysinibacillus sp. JNUCC-52:
- the pepV gene encoding dipeptidase PepV, whose protein sequence is MDWLHAAKERQDELVRELQELVQINSVLDEKTITENVPFGNGPLKALEWLLAKGEVEGLQTKNVDNYAGHIEMGQGEELLGILCHVDVVPEGDETNWTYPPFSGTIADGKLFARGAIDDKGPTIAAWMGMKLVKDAGIPLNKRVRMIIGTDEETGFRCVDHYFKNEEMPTFGFAPDADFPLINAEKGIAELVFSQNKSGDATKEQLLLFNAGKRPNMVPDFAKATIQLVSAQFEQNFQTFLSKNQLEGSLLKEGSRYIITIKGKAAHAMEPEKGINAAVYLAAFLQQELTTEGSKQFVDFIADVFHQDHYGNALALQFEDDMSGKTTLNPGIVTYDVAQGGSIVVSFRYSVTYPFDQKITEAQRLAADKGLSLDVQDNSKPHYVSEDDPLIQTLAAVYRRQTGDNDTPLLSTGGGTYARVLKKGVAFGMLFPGDPDVMHRADEYVIVDKLVQAAAIYAEAIAELAGK, encoded by the coding sequence ATGGATTGGTTACATGCTGCAAAGGAAAGACAAGATGAGTTAGTAAGAGAATTACAGGAGCTTGTGCAAATTAATAGTGTATTGGATGAAAAAACGATAACAGAAAATGTGCCGTTTGGTAATGGACCGCTAAAGGCACTGGAATGGTTGTTAGCAAAGGGTGAAGTTGAAGGGCTACAAACGAAAAATGTTGATAATTATGCTGGACATATTGAAATGGGCCAAGGTGAAGAATTACTCGGTATTTTATGTCATGTTGATGTAGTGCCTGAAGGGGATGAAACGAATTGGACTTATCCACCTTTTAGTGGCACGATTGCCGATGGGAAATTATTTGCCCGAGGTGCAATAGACGATAAAGGCCCAACGATTGCTGCATGGATGGGCATGAAGCTTGTGAAAGATGCAGGCATTCCATTAAACAAACGCGTACGAATGATTATCGGTACGGATGAAGAAACAGGCTTCCGCTGTGTCGACCATTATTTTAAAAATGAGGAAATGCCAACATTCGGTTTTGCACCAGATGCAGACTTCCCACTCATTAATGCCGAAAAAGGCATCGCTGAGCTTGTGTTCTCTCAAAATAAATCTGGGGATGCGACGAAAGAACAGCTACTACTATTTAATGCTGGGAAGCGTCCAAATATGGTACCAGATTTCGCAAAAGCGACAATTCAATTAGTATCTGCACAATTCGAACAGAATTTTCAAACATTTTTAAGCAAAAATCAGCTAGAAGGCTCTTTATTAAAAGAGGGTTCTCGCTATATAATAACTATCAAAGGAAAAGCAGCTCACGCAATGGAACCTGAGAAGGGGATCAATGCAGCTGTCTACCTTGCAGCATTTTTACAGCAAGAATTGACGACAGAAGGAAGTAAGCAATTTGTCGATTTTATCGCAGATGTATTCCATCAAGACCATTATGGCAACGCATTAGCTTTGCAATTTGAGGATGATATGTCTGGCAAAACGACATTAAATCCAGGTATTGTTACTTATGATGTAGCCCAAGGAGGAAGCATAGTCGTTAGTTTCCGCTACTCTGTAACGTATCCATTTGATCAAAAAATTACAGAGGCTCAACGTTTAGCTGCTGACAAAGGATTATCACTCGATGTTCAAGATAACTCAAAACCTCATTATGTCAGTGAGGACGATCCGTTAATCCAAACGTTAGCTGCTGTTTATCGCCGACAAACAGGGGACAACGATACTCCTTTGCTTTCGACTGGTGGTGGTACGTATGCGCGCGTCTTGAAAAAAGGTGTGGCATTCGGCATGCTTTTCCCTGGTGATCCAGATGTAATGCATCGTGCGGATGAATATGTAATTGTTGATAAATTAGTACAAGCTGCTGCTATTTATGCAGAAGCTATTGCAGAACTTGCTGGGAAGTAA
- a CDS encoding YtnP family quorum-quenching lactonase, whose amino-acid sequence MDQLQFHNMSLSWLNGGVTCLDGGAMFGVVPKPLWSRKYPVNENNQIELPTEPILIQYDGKNYLVDTGVGFNKLNEKQLRNYGVTEESTLADSLQELGLTTADIDAILMTHLHFDHAGGLTRWEGEVLVPTFPNAKIYVTKIEWDEMREPNIRSKNTYWKENWEPVQHLVETYEGSLEVASGIEMIHTGGHSDGHAIIKLTQNGEVMLHMADIMPTHAHQNPLWVLAYDDYPMTSVFAKERLMKEALANGYSFIFYHDAYYRMIKWDETGKEIVDKLERSRQAVITFNK is encoded by the coding sequence ATGGATCAGTTACAGTTTCATAATATGTCATTATCATGGCTAAACGGGGGTGTCACTTGCCTTGATGGCGGTGCAATGTTTGGCGTAGTACCAAAACCACTTTGGTCACGCAAATATCCAGTAAACGAAAACAATCAAATCGAATTACCTACAGAGCCTATCTTAATACAATATGATGGGAAAAACTATCTTGTTGATACGGGTGTTGGTTTTAACAAATTAAATGAAAAGCAATTGCGAAACTATGGAGTAACAGAAGAATCAACTCTAGCTGATAGTTTGCAAGAGCTTGGCTTAACAACGGCTGATATTGATGCAATTTTAATGACGCATTTACATTTTGATCATGCGGGTGGTCTTACACGATGGGAAGGTGAAGTTTTAGTCCCTACATTCCCTAATGCTAAAATTTATGTAACAAAAATTGAATGGGATGAAATGCGTGAGCCGAATATTCGCTCTAAAAATACGTATTGGAAAGAAAATTGGGAGCCTGTTCAACATTTAGTAGAAACATATGAAGGGTCGTTAGAGGTTGCTTCTGGAATTGAAATGATTCATACAGGTGGACATAGCGATGGACATGCTATTATTAAATTAACGCAAAATGGCGAAGTAATGTTGCATATGGCAGATATTATGCCAACTCATGCGCATCAAAATCCATTATGGGTGTTAGCATATGATGATTATCCAATGACGAGTGTTTTTGCCAAAGAACGTCTTATGAAGGAAGCTTTAGCAAATGGCTACAGTTTTATTTTCTACCATGATGCATATTACCGTATGATTAAATGGGATGAAACAGGCAAGGAAATTGTTGATAAATTAGAACGTAGCAGACAAGCTGTTATTACATTTAATAAATAA
- the dat gene encoding D-amino-acid transaminase: MAYSLWNDQIVEEGSITISPEDRGYQFGDGIYEVIKVYNGNMFTAQEHIDRFYASAEKIRLVIPYTKDVLHKLLHDLIEKNNLETGHVYFQITRGTTSRNHIFPDASVPAVLTGNVKAGERSIENFEKGVKATLVEDVRWLRCDIKSLNLLGAVLAKQEASEKGCYEAILHRGDIVTECSSANVYGIKAGKLYTHPANNYILNGITRQVILKCAAEINLPVIEEPMTKGDLLAMDEIIVSSVSSEVTPVIDVDGRQIGAGVPGEWTRKLQKAFEAKLPLSINAK; this comes from the coding sequence ATGGCATACTCATTATGGAATGATCAAATCGTTGAAGAAGGATCTATTACAATTTCACCAGAAGACCGTGGTTACCAATTTGGAGACGGTATATATGAAGTAATTAAAGTATATAACGGAAATATGTTCACAGCACAAGAGCACATTGATCGTTTCTATGCTAGTGCCGAAAAAATTCGTCTTGTCATTCCTTATACAAAAGACGTTTTACACAAATTACTGCATGATTTAATCGAAAAAAACAACTTAGAAACAGGTCATGTTTATTTTCAAATTACACGTGGTACGACTTCTCGTAACCACATCTTCCCAGATGCAAGCGTACCAGCTGTCCTAACAGGCAATGTTAAAGCTGGCGAGCGTTCAATCGAAAATTTTGAAAAAGGTGTAAAGGCAACATTGGTAGAAGATGTGCGCTGGTTACGTTGTGATATTAAATCGTTAAATTTACTGGGAGCTGTACTTGCAAAACAAGAGGCTTCTGAAAAAGGATGCTACGAAGCAATTTTACACCGTGGTGATATTGTAACGGAATGCTCATCTGCAAATGTTTATGGTATTAAGGCAGGTAAACTTTACACACACCCAGCAAATAACTACATCTTAAATGGTATTACACGCCAAGTTATTTTAAAATGTGCAGCAGAAATTAATTTACCTGTTATTGAAGAGCCAATGACAAAAGGCGATTTATTAGCAATGGATGAAATTATCGTGTCATCCGTTTCTTCTGAAGTAACACCAGTTATCGATGTGGATGGTCGTCAAATCGGCGCAGGTGTTCCTGGAGAATGGACTCGTAAATTACAAAAAGCATTTGAGGCGAAATTACCACTTTCAATCAATGCTAAATAA
- a CDS encoding DeoR family transcriptional regulator: MKPTTDRMLNRIKDVYMFILDKGTVSTQDLVEEFSITPRTVQRDLNVLAFNDLVMSPSRGKWTTTSKKVKLTS, translated from the coding sequence ATGAAACCAACTACTGATCGAATGCTTAATCGTATTAAAGACGTGTACATGTTTATTTTAGACAAAGGAACCGTGTCTACACAGGATTTAGTCGAAGAGTTTAGCATCACTCCTCGCACCGTTCAAAGAGATTTGAACGTGTTAGCCTTTAACGATTTGGTGATGAGTCCAAGTCGAGGCAAATGGACAACGACGAGTAAAAAAGTAAAATTGACGTCTTAG
- a CDS encoding MDR family MFS transporter produces MQLSKMFHPLVWIILGGTIFTRIASFMAMPFLAIYLHNEIDASPLQIGLTIGIAPLISTVGGFFGGYLTDRFGRKSVILLTILVWSIVFFGFATAHTIWFFVVLNALNGLCRSFFEPSTQALMIDFTPAEKRKRLFSLRYTAINIAAVIGPLIGVYIAQLSSPSIPFMLTGVMYIIYALFLFFVLNRYEMQQQKAITQTKVLQTFTILLTNKVLLSFIFGAILINIGYSQFDSTLPQLIELKIEDGAKLYSLLISLNAAVVLLLQLPISIFSERFSSSTILLIGIVFFAVGLTLFGISTNYSLFICAMIIFTIGEIFAFPTMNVMIDEIAPDTQKATYLGASQFKNLGGFIGPIIGGWLLTHYIDAMFAVIAVLVLCSSLFYRSKTQGAA; encoded by the coding sequence ATGCAACTATCCAAGATGTTCCACCCGCTCGTTTGGATTATTTTAGGTGGTACTATATTTACACGTATTGCGAGCTTTATGGCAATGCCTTTTTTAGCTATATATTTACATAACGAAATTGATGCCTCCCCTTTACAGATAGGGCTGACCATTGGTATTGCACCGCTGATTTCCACTGTAGGTGGATTTTTTGGCGGTTATTTAACAGATCGCTTTGGTCGCAAAAGTGTCATTTTACTTACGATACTTGTTTGGAGTATTGTTTTCTTCGGCTTTGCTACAGCACATACGATATGGTTCTTTGTCGTACTTAATGCGTTGAACGGCTTATGTCGCTCGTTCTTTGAGCCTTCTACACAAGCATTAATGATTGATTTCACTCCAGCAGAAAAACGCAAAAGATTGTTTTCATTGCGCTATACAGCCATTAATATAGCGGCCGTAATAGGACCTCTTATTGGCGTTTATATAGCCCAGCTATCCAGTCCTAGCATTCCGTTTATGCTGACAGGTGTTATGTACATTATTTATGCACTATTTTTATTTTTCGTATTGAATCGTTACGAAATGCAGCAACAAAAAGCTATCACACAAACAAAAGTGCTTCAAACCTTTACGATTCTTTTAACAAACAAAGTATTATTAAGCTTTATTTTTGGAGCCATTTTAATAAATATTGGCTACTCCCAATTTGATTCAACACTTCCGCAATTGATTGAGCTAAAAATTGAGGATGGTGCTAAGCTCTATTCTTTACTAATTTCGTTAAATGCGGCGGTTGTTCTCTTACTACAATTACCGATTAGTATTTTTTCAGAGCGTTTTTCATCATCCACAATTCTTCTGATTGGTATCGTATTCTTTGCAGTTGGTTTAACGCTCTTTGGCATATCAACGAACTATTCGCTGTTCATTTGTGCAATGATTATTTTTACAATTGGCGAAATATTTGCTTTCCCAACAATGAATGTCATGATCGATGAAATTGCACCAGATACACAAAAAGCAACATATCTAGGCGCCTCTCAATTTAAAAATTTAGGTGGTTTTATTGGCCCTATTATTGGGGGATGGCTTTTAACGCATTATATTGATGCAATGTTTGCTGTCATCGCCGTTCTTGTCTTATGTAGTTCACTGTTTTATCGATCTAAAACACAAGGTGCTGCTTAA
- a CDS encoding diacylglycerol/lipid kinase family protein — protein MHVLFIVNECAGNGKGKIVWNRLQQQLSIDYQVALTQYEGHGQEIAEQWAQKDQTKKLIIVVGGDGTVHEVVSGIVHNQLVVIAVVSAGSGNDFARYYPTFKNAKQIELYVRSELSASMMDIGKLQLGAMQHEVFVNNAGIGFDAYVTRHINKSRLKYYFNKIGLGKLSYAAAVVRGLFRFSCFDVTVQTQNQTIHFQNVWFVATSNQPYFGGGMKISPMSKANDGKVELTIVHNISRVKLLLIFATVFFEKHTKFQEISFLQSEQFDIVVHANSVDCHTDGNYIGAIGQDVVVRCTVQQQAWKCITLEKSKNVISQ, from the coding sequence ATGCATGTATTATTTATTGTTAATGAGTGTGCTGGGAATGGGAAGGGTAAAATTGTTTGGAATAGATTGCAGCAGCAATTATCCATTGATTATCAAGTAGCTCTTACACAATACGAAGGGCACGGTCAAGAAATTGCTGAGCAATGGGCGCAAAAAGACCAAACAAAAAAGTTAATCATAGTAGTTGGCGGAGATGGCACCGTTCATGAAGTTGTTAGTGGCATTGTACATAATCAATTAGTCGTTATTGCCGTGGTCAGTGCAGGCTCTGGTAATGATTTTGCCCGTTATTATCCAACATTTAAAAATGCGAAACAGATTGAACTTTATGTCAGGTCGGAATTGTCTGCCAGTATGATGGATATCGGAAAGCTGCAGCTAGGAGCAATGCAACACGAAGTATTTGTTAATAATGCGGGAATCGGCTTTGATGCCTATGTCACAAGGCACATAAATAAGTCCCGTCTTAAATACTATTTCAATAAAATAGGACTTGGTAAGCTTTCCTATGCCGCTGCAGTAGTTAGAGGGTTATTTCGCTTTAGTTGTTTCGATGTAACAGTTCAGACGCAAAATCAAACGATTCATTTTCAAAATGTCTGGTTTGTCGCTACAAGCAATCAACCGTATTTTGGCGGTGGCATGAAAATTTCACCTATGTCTAAAGCAAATGATGGCAAAGTTGAATTAACTATTGTCCACAATATTTCTAGAGTGAAATTACTATTAATTTTTGCCACTGTTTTTTTTGAAAAGCATACAAAGTTTCAAGAAATATCTTTTTTACAAAGCGAGCAATTTGATATTGTTGTGCATGCAAATAGCGTTGATTGTCATACTGATGGAAATTATATCGGAGCGATTGGGCAGGATGTAGTCGTGCGATGTACAGTGCAACAACAAGCATGGAAATGTATAACATTGGAAAAGTCAAAAAACGTCATTTCGCAATAA
- the trmB gene encoding tRNA (guanosine(46)-N7)-methyltransferase TrmB: MRLRNKPWAEEMITNHPEVIIPNPEDFKGNWQAVFGNDHPLHIEVGTGKGQFVTGMALQNPHINYIGIELYDSVIVCALENILEAKSPANLRLLKVNGADLNKFFEKNDVDRVYLNFSDPWPKIRHAKRRLTHEGFLKLYESILVDNGEIHFKTDNRSLFEYSLISMSEYGMLLKYVSLDLHANMPEDNIMTEYEQKFSAKGQPIYRLESQFIKK; encoded by the coding sequence TTGAGATTAAGAAATAAGCCTTGGGCAGAGGAAATGATTACAAATCATCCAGAGGTGATTATTCCAAATCCTGAAGACTTTAAAGGAAACTGGCAAGCTGTTTTCGGCAATGATCACCCACTACACATTGAAGTAGGAACTGGGAAAGGTCAATTTGTGACTGGAATGGCCTTGCAAAATCCACATATTAATTATATCGGTATTGAGCTTTATGATAGCGTAATTGTTTGCGCATTAGAAAACATTTTAGAAGCTAAATCTCCAGCGAATTTACGTTTATTAAAAGTAAATGGCGCAGATTTAAATAAATTTTTTGAAAAAAATGATGTAGATCGTGTGTATTTGAATTTCTCAGATCCTTGGCCAAAAATACGCCATGCAAAGCGTCGTTTAACGCACGAGGGTTTTTTGAAATTATATGAGTCGATTCTAGTGGATAATGGGGAAATCCATTTTAAGACGGATAACCGTAGTCTTTTTGAGTATTCCTTAATTAGTATGTCTGAATACGGTATGTTATTAAAGTATGTATCACTCGACCTACATGCAAATATGCCAGAAGATAATATTATGACAGAATATGAGCAAAAGTTTTCTGCTAAAGGACAGCCGATTTATCGTTTAGAATCGCAATTTATTAAAAAATAG
- a CDS encoding nuclease-related domain-containing protein: MAQLVKIQDYISRYQIDLARYPTQFVRLKKSQWERIKRQWELGEDITEWQHTENEKDNDSFEEKDRFSFIKKIFTGRPKEDIQEDIEQVDVTNEFADEEDIIPEEETTLSFEPNIVYAPQSIHELKRMFIDQFFHFQMKWASSTLREKSYVDPRFMRDSLLRTLLQNLPDNYLVFYYPILQVRKAPIELDVVLMSPTECICITVLEAENQAVYVGGSERFWLKKVGTKDSKILNPMISLSRMESVLTQLFKQDQIDMPIRKVILTRNGYFDYPGSSFSVRLVDRRNYNEWMQSLKNVSSPMKHMQIRAAQTILNNVQTTSFNRDIWQQTSSKAED, translated from the coding sequence ATGGCACAATTAGTGAAAATACAAGATTATATTTCACGTTATCAAATTGATTTAGCTAGATACCCAACACAGTTTGTGCGCTTAAAAAAAAGTCAATGGGAGCGCATTAAACGTCAATGGGAATTAGGCGAAGATATAACGGAATGGCAGCATACTGAAAATGAAAAAGACAATGATTCTTTTGAAGAAAAAGATCGCTTCTCATTCATTAAAAAGATTTTTACAGGGCGTCCAAAGGAAGATATCCAAGAAGATATTGAGCAAGTAGACGTGACGAACGAATTTGCCGATGAAGAAGATATCATTCCAGAAGAGGAAACAACATTATCTTTTGAACCGAATATTGTTTACGCACCTCAGTCCATCCATGAATTGAAGCGGATGTTTATAGACCAATTTTTTCATTTTCAAATGAAATGGGCAAGCTCCACTTTGCGAGAAAAATCGTATGTAGATCCTCGATTTATGCGCGATTCTTTGTTACGTACACTGCTACAAAACTTACCAGATAATTATTTAGTCTTTTACTATCCGATTTTACAGGTGAGAAAAGCACCGATCGAGCTGGATGTTGTGTTAATGTCACCAACAGAATGCATTTGTATTACTGTGCTTGAAGCAGAGAATCAGGCGGTATATGTAGGTGGCAGTGAACGCTTTTGGTTGAAAAAAGTGGGGACAAAGGATTCAAAAATACTCAATCCGATGATTAGCTTAAGCAGAATGGAATCTGTTCTAACACAATTATTTAAGCAAGACCAAATAGACATGCCGATTCGTAAGGTTATTTTAACACGTAATGGTTATTTCGATTACCCAGGTTCATCTTTTAGTGTTCGCTTAGTCGACCGTCGTAATTATAATGAATGGATGCAGTCATTAAAAAATGTTTCATCACCTATGAAGCATATGCAAATTCGAGCAGCTCAAACAATTTTAAATAATGTGCAAACGACTTCTTTTAATCGTGATATTTGGCAACAAACATCTTCAAAAGCTGAGGACTAA